Proteins co-encoded in one Paenibacillus antri genomic window:
- a CDS encoding glycosyltransferase: MKRIAFVRLRYLPPSETFIYGELRRIRTVKPIVFARKRMNLKRFPYKKIKRLPNRPSKIVRAFRRRRVRLIHARFGNAGVSLLPVKRRLRIPMLTSFHGFDLPAKRSPRKAYHRKLPELFRAGEKFTVPSRHMKHKLIRWGCPRHKIKIMYSGIDLVRFPYVEREPRTEGVTVVGVGRLHKKKGFRYLVKAFRQVLEKHPTSRLVIIGEGEEGRRLKRLIRKWKLQDRVRLRGHIRHDKLTDLLRRADIFCLPSLTTKDGNQEGIPNSIKEAMATGLPVVSTKHGGIPELVGNGVEGILVPERSVKRLAEGLIALIEQPALREEMGRNGRAKVERRFDAVKQVKRLEDIYRRLLRKGR, translated from the coding sequence ATGAAACGCATCGCATTCGTCCGGCTTCGCTACCTTCCTCCGTCGGAGACGTTCATCTACGGAGAGCTGCGGCGCATCCGCACGGTGAAGCCGATCGTATTCGCGCGCAAGCGCATGAACTTGAAGAGATTCCCTTATAAAAAAATCAAGCGGCTGCCGAATCGGCCTTCGAAGATCGTCCGCGCTTTCCGAAGACGCCGCGTTCGCCTGATTCACGCCCGCTTCGGCAACGCCGGCGTCAGCCTGCTGCCGGTGAAGCGCCGGCTGCGCATCCCGATGCTGACCTCGTTCCACGGCTTCGACCTGCCGGCGAAGCGGAGCCCCCGCAAGGCCTATCATCGCAAGCTGCCGGAGCTGTTCCGCGCCGGCGAGAAGTTCACCGTGCCGTCACGGCATATGAAACACAAGCTGATCCGTTGGGGCTGCCCCCGGCACAAAATCAAGATCATGTACAGCGGGATCGATCTGGTTCGGTTTCCTTACGTCGAACGGGAGCCGAGGACGGAGGGGGTCACGGTCGTCGGCGTCGGCCGGCTTCATAAGAAGAAGGGATTTCGGTACTTGGTAAAGGCGTTCCGGCAGGTGCTTGAGAAGCATCCGACGAGCCGGCTCGTCATCATCGGGGAAGGCGAGGAGGGGCGCCGGCTGAAGCGGCTCATCCGCAAGTGGAAGCTGCAAGACCGCGTTCGGCTCCGCGGCCATATCCGGCACGACAAGCTGACCGACCTGCTGCGCCGGGCCGACATCTTCTGCCTGCCCAGCCTGACGACGAAGGACGGCAACCAAGAGGGCATCCCGAACTCGATCAAGGAGGCGATGGCCACGGGGCTGCCCGTCGTGTCGACGAAGCACGGGGGCATTCCGGAGCTCGTCGGGAACGGCGTCGAAGGCATTCTCGTGCCGGAGCGCAGCGTCAAGCGGCTGGCCGAGGGGCTGATCGCTTTGATCGAGCAGCCGGCGCTGCGCGAGGAGATGGGACGGAACGGCCGCGCGAAGGTCGAGAGGCGGTTCGACGCGGTCAAGCAAGTGAAGAGGCTGGAAGACATCTATCGTCGTTTGCTGCGAAAGGGGAGATAA
- a CDS encoding glycosyltransferase family 2 protein: protein MFTINSGSETPESSAERVPIVTVVIPTYNRARFIRRGIESVLKQTIDNWKLLIVDDGSKDKTERIVRKYVERDPRIRYVKQRKNRGVCYTLNHALSLVDTPYFSQLDADDWYEKDTLEKCLRKMEEGGPKVAVVYGNDKVWKKKRGNRLKYLGKKKKRQIRGKYDFITFHSMIYPRFYRTEALRKVGGWSTRVPEGGRFAEDRQILLKLAGRYRFKAVRKAIYNRLNHESNNSRIENRDKYARVTRYLYKKALKRWGDKYKPRFVWVRGRLKVGRLIKK from the coding sequence TTGTTTACGATCAACTCCGGGAGCGAGACTCCCGAATCGTCCGCGGAACGCGTGCCGATCGTGACCGTCGTCATTCCGACGTACAACCGGGCGAGGTTCATTCGCCGCGGGATCGAGAGCGTACTGAAGCAGACGATCGACAATTGGAAGCTCTTGATCGTCGACGACGGCTCGAAGGATAAGACGGAAAGAATCGTGCGGAAGTACGTGGAACGGGATCCGCGCATTCGTTACGTGAAGCAGCGGAAAAACCGAGGCGTGTGCTACACGCTCAACCACGCGTTGTCGCTCGTGGATACGCCGTACTTTTCCCAACTGGACGCGGACGACTGGTACGAGAAGGATACGCTCGAGAAATGTCTTCGAAAGATGGAGGAGGGCGGGCCGAAGGTCGCCGTCGTCTACGGAAACGACAAGGTGTGGAAGAAGAAGAGGGGCAACCGACTCAAGTATTTGGGGAAAAAGAAAAAACGCCAAATCCGCGGCAAATACGATTTCATCACGTTCCATTCCATGATCTATCCGCGGTTCTATCGGACCGAAGCGCTGCGCAAGGTCGGCGGCTGGTCCACGCGGGTGCCGGAAGGCGGGCGCTTCGCGGAAGACCGGCAAATCTTGTTGAAGCTGGCGGGACGCTATCGCTTCAAAGCGGTGCGCAAGGCGATCTATAACCGCCTCAATCACGAGAGCAACAACTCCCGCATCGAAAACCGGGACAAATACGCCAGAGTGACGAGGTATTTGTACAAGAAGGCGCTGAAGCGCTGGGGCGACAAATATAAACCAAGATTCGTTTGGGTGCGCGGACGGCTGAAGGTCGGCCGCCTCATTAAGAAATAA
- a CDS encoding GT-D fold domain-containing protein has product MDEPKREAWLSTEEVIERIHQAMAEKRPLSVVRVGDGENICLAQYKVWSIRKTLSTRWARLSRTTNWKGVRLPNVLLREQLIASIKRADIVGIPYENDREILAKQHTLRPLTDRCFRRYKIRPKAVCHTFVNRHMVEYESFWEMLRGKKAVVISRWAGDLKRWVGTKYNDFDIDFAKLIRIDRFEEIPKVLRKMEKVECDIVLVSAGVNAVILAERLAREQGRVAIDFGKSAVFMVKGDRKVRPWRPRTAKAPAEISVSGTASAAPAQERPEAPQSSGGGEGA; this is encoded by the coding sequence ATGGACGAACCGAAGCGCGAAGCGTGGCTGTCGACGGAAGAGGTCATCGAACGGATTCATCAAGCGATGGCCGAGAAGCGGCCCCTGTCCGTCGTCCGCGTCGGCGACGGCGAGAACATCTGCCTCGCCCAATACAAAGTCTGGTCGATTCGCAAAACTCTCTCCACTCGCTGGGCGAGACTGTCGCGAACGACGAATTGGAAAGGCGTGCGTCTGCCGAACGTTCTTCTGCGGGAGCAGCTGATCGCTTCCATTAAGAGAGCCGACATCGTCGGCATTCCGTACGAGAACGATCGCGAAATCTTGGCGAAGCAGCATACGCTTCGCCCGTTGACCGACCGCTGCTTCCGCCGTTACAAGATTCGGCCGAAGGCGGTATGCCACACGTTCGTCAACCGTCACATGGTGGAGTACGAGTCGTTCTGGGAGATGCTGCGGGGCAAGAAGGCGGTCGTCATCTCTCGTTGGGCCGGCGATTTGAAGCGATGGGTCGGCACGAAATACAACGATTTCGACATCGATTTCGCGAAGCTCATTCGCATCGACCGATTCGAAGAAATTCCGAAGGTGCTGCGGAAGATGGAGAAGGTCGAGTGCGATATCGTTCTCGTCTCGGCGGGCGTCAACGCCGTCATTTTGGCGGAGCGGCTCGCTAGGGAGCAAGGGCGGGTCGCGATCGACTTCGGCAAATCCGCGGTGTTTATGGTGAAGGGCGACCGGAAGGTGCGGCCGTGGAGGCCGCGGACCGCGAAGGCGCCGGCCGAGATCTCCGTTTCGGGTACGGCGTCCGCGGCGCCGGCGCAGGAACGACCGGAGGCGCCGCAATCGTCTGGAGGAGGAGAAGGAGCGTGA